In a genomic window of Kluyveromyces marxianus DMKU3-1042 DNA, complete genome, chromosome 7:
- the RPO41 gene encoding DNA-directed RNA polymerase, whose amino-acid sequence MLRISRTRVGCRMASRIQARTLQQPVTQLISCRMISSTAETESADLGFAKSSKASIQPTFTPFDASTAGVEAQARTTYFNLWSLLEACLNSGYMDRAFSILQSLYENRMNGKFFIRDYNEYFLKYSSQVDNIDALQEKLFNDLNKVFKDVSYDDRTLSILLHKSLNSMDKNMYLNCKKFLSMNINGHRSVLKNMDVLTVADYSALCNEMKMVDVSEVPESVRSIIENSTDDLNSLTNSGEKGIETLKKNAVELKSVDTFGMKTVRISLQGLSLSPEQRERIDEYLSDPKLNPIVSNSSQKGINFFEIFKNLKTKEDKEAFNEFLDMINIERQRELENRSFDASKERWKYEFDQAASQGGLKLKKNMNVRLWEWYQQMLPVVKQEIALCQEILEKQQLGSNKQNVDRAKYGPYLLLVPAEKMCVITILELLKLQSSGGVTEGMRTARAVLSVGRSIEMEFRSEKLLRSENKMFKEVNKRSHEFKMFVQNAKTALRNMHVDENMIQWPSDVKAKIGSILVSMLIHVARVTVEGIDPITKEKVIGDAPAFCHTFQYRSGTKIGILKIHRSLVNQLSAERMTTNVQPQHLPMLVRPRPWTNWNSGGYNYSQSVLIRSRDSPEQIAYIKAVSEQGSIQNVYEGLNVLGNTAWTINEKLFNVISEVWNTGEEFLDIPPLQDKLELPAQPPRSADPLVLKEWRNKCRQLTNEFKGFKSYRCDSNYKLEIARAFLGEKFYFPHNMDFRGRAYPLAPHFNHLGNDMTRSLLIFWNGKRLGENGLKWLKIHLANLYGMDKSSFEERVAFANAHFDDIKDSAENPLGGKRWWTKADKPWQLLATCIELNEAMKLDNPEDFISHQPVHQDGTCNGLQHYAALGGDIEGARQVNLVPSDRPQDVYAFVAKLVSERLRKAAEAGDESALKLKDLVSRKVVKRTVMTNVYGVTFVGAADQIMKELDGYFDNPEESNELSRYLAKHVFASIRELFHAAHLIQDWLGECAKKISKSIRLDFNQSDSKTINSTDLMTSVIWTSPLGLPVVQPYRDLKKKQVQTNLQTVFITDPFAINPINPRRQQAGLPPNFIHSLDASHMLLSAIQCGKAGLDFAAVHDSYWTHACDVDDMNFLLRQEFINLHKIDLIERLKNEFDERYRDYLEIVKIRRDSDLGKKILEIRSEFAKKEGRNMTIADEIKMEKMRVDLLRSEDPEEQRKGREMVTSVSCTLDYDIKEEENKTKNKVSQITILTPLRLPEIPPKGNFDVEELMNSKYFFS is encoded by the coding sequence ATGCTAAGGATTTCCAGGACCAGAGTTGGATGCCGTATGGCATCTCGAATCCAAGCAAGGactcttcaacaacctGTGACGCAGTTAATTTCATGTCGGATGATTTCAAGTACTGCGGAAACCGAATCTGCTGATCTCGGTTTTGCAAAATCAAGCAAGGCATCTATCCAACCAACATTCACACCATTTGATGCAAGTACTGCCGGAGTTGAGGCACAAGCTAGAACTACATATTTCAACCTATGGTCTCTACTTGAAGCATGTTTAAATTCTGGGTACATGGACCGTgcattttcaattttacAGTCATTATATGAAAATAGAATGAATGGGAAGTTCTTTATTAGGGATTATAACGAgtatttcttgaagtacAGTTCTCAAGTTGATAATATTGACGCTTTACAGGAAAAGCTTTTCAATGATTTAAACAAGGTATTCAAGGACGTTTCATATGATGACAGAACTCTATCTATTTTGTTGCATAAATCATTGAATTCCATGGATAAGAACATGTACTTGAATTGCAAGAAATTTTTGTCCATGAATATCAATGGCCATCGTTCCGTTCTAAAAAATATGGATGTCCTAACAGTAGCGGATTACTCTGCTCTATGCAATGAGATGAAAATGGTTGACGTATCAGAAGTCCCAGAGTCAGTGAGATCAATAATCGAAAATTCAACGGATGATTTGAACTCGCTAACAAATTCCGGAGAAAAGGGTATTGAAACCTTAAAAAAGAACGCCGTGGAGCTAAAGTCCGTTGACACATTTGGTATGAAGACTGTCAGAATTTCTCTACAAGGTTTATCATTATCACCAGagcaaagagaaagaatcgATGAATATTTAAGCGATCCCAAATTGAACCCAATAGTTTCAAACAGTTCACAGAAGGGcatcaacttctttgagattttcaagaacttgaaaaccaaagaagacaaagagGCGTTTAATGAATTCTTAGACATGATTAATATCGAAAGACAACGTGAATTAGAAAACCGATCATTTGATGCGTCAAAGGAGCGCTGGAAGTATGAGTTTGACCAAGCAGCTTCACAAGGTGGTCTtaaattaaagaagaacatgAATGTGAGACTATGGGAATGGTATCAACAAATGTTGCCAGTTGTAAAACAAGAGATAGCATTGTGTCaagaaattcttgaaaagcAACAACTGGGTTCGAACAAACAGAACGTTGATAGAGCAAAATATGGTCCATACTTGCTACTAGTCCCTGCAGAAAAGATGTGTGTTATTACCATTCTAGAGTTGCTAAAGTTGCAGTCCAGTGGAGGTGTTACTGAAGGTATGAGAACAGCAAGAGCTGTTCTATCTGTAGGAAGATCTATTGAAATGGAATTTAGATctgaaaagttgttgagAAGTGAGAACAAAATGTTCAAAGAGGTTAATAAAAGGTCACATGAATTCAAAATGTTCGTGCAGAATGCAAAAACTGCATTAAGAAATATGCATGTGGATGAAAACATGATTCAATGGCCTTCGGATGTGAAAGCCAAAATAGGTTCTATTCTAGTTTCAATGTTAATTCATGTGGCAAGAGTTACTGTTGAGGGTATTGACCCAATCACTAAAGAGAAAGTCATTGGTGATGCACCAGCGTTTTGTCACACTTTCCAATACAGATCTGGTACGAAGATTGGTATTCTTAAGATACACAGAAGTTTGGTCAATCAACTAAGTGCTGAAAGAATGACAACAAATGTGCAACCTCAACATTTACCAATGTTAGTGAGACCAAGACCTTGGACTAATTGGAATTCTGGTGGTTATAACTATTCGCAAAGTGTATTGATCAGATCTCGTGACTCTCCAGAACAAATAGCTTACATCAAGGCTGTTTCTGAGCAAGGATCTATTCAAAACGTATATGAAGGCCTCAATGTTTTAGGAAATACAGCTTGGACAATCAATgaaaaacttttcaatgtcaTTTCAGAAGTATGGAACACAGGAGAAGAATTCTTAGATATTCCTCCTTTGCAAGACAAACTCGAGCTTCCAGCTCAACCTCCCAGATCAGCAGATCCGTTAGTTTTAAAAGAATGGAGAAATAAATGTAGGCAGCTGACTAATGAATTTAAAGGTTTCAAGTCTTATCGCTGTGACTCAAATTACAAACTAGAAATCGCAAGAGCATTTTTGGGTGAAAAGTTCTACTTCCCTCATAACATGGATTTCAGAGGACGTGCCTACCCCTTGGCCCCTCATTTCAATCATTTAGGTAATGATATGACAAGATCCCTTCTAATATTCTGGAATGGTAAGAGGCTAGGGGAAAATGGCTTGAAGTGGCTAAAGATTCATCTAGCCAATTTATACGGTATGgataaatcttcttttgaggAAAGAGTAGCATTCGCTAATGCTCATTTCgatgatatcaaagatTCAGCAGAAAACCCACTTGGAGGGAAACGTTGGTGGACGAAGGCTGATAAGCCATGGCAATTATTAGCCACATGtattgaattgaatgaaGCGATGAAGCTCGACAATCCTGAAGACTTCATCTCTCACCAACCAGTTCACCAGGATGGTACTTGTAACGGATTACAGCACTATGCTGCCCTTGGTGGTGATATTGAAGGTGCAAGACAGGTCAACCTAGTTCCAAGTGATCGTCCTCAAGACGTGTATGCATTTGTCGCCAAACTGGTTAGTGAAAGATTAAGGAAGGCAGCAGAAGCCGGGGATGAAAGCGCATTGAAACTAAAGGATTTGGTTTCAAGAAAGGTTGTTAAAAGAACTGTCATGACCAATGTGTACGGTGTTACTTTCGTTGGTGCTGCAGATCAGATCAtgaaggaattggatgGTTATTTTGATAATCCAGAAGAAAGTAACGAATTATCTAGGTATTTGGCAAAACACGTTTTTGCTTCTATCCGTGAACTATTCCATGCTGCTCATTTAATTCAAGATTGGCTAGGGGAATGTGCTAAGAAGATTTCCAAGTCTATAAGGTTGGACTTCAACCAAAGCGACTCTAAAACGATTAATAGCACTGATCTGATGACATCTGTTATATGGACTTCGCCATTGGGCTTACCAGTTGTTCAACCATACAGAGatctaaagaaaaaacaagtTCAAACCAATTTGCAAACGGTTTTCATCACAGATCCTTTTGCTATAAATCCTATAAACCCAAGAAGACAACAGGCAGGTCTTCCTCCTAACTTCATTCATTCTTTAGATGCATCTCATATGCTTCTTTCTGCTATCCAATGTGGTAAGGCTGGTTTAGACTTTGCCGCAGTTCACGACTCTTACTGGACTCATGCCTGCGACGTTGATGATATGAACTTCCTATTGAGACAAGAGTTCATCAATTTGCATAAAATAGATTTAATTGAAAGATTAAAGAATGAATTTGACGAAAGATACAGAGACTATTTAGAAATCGTAAAAATCCGTAGGGATTCTGATCTCGGTAAAAAGATATTAGAAATACGTTCTGAATTTGCGAAAAAGGAGGGAAGAAACATGACTATTGCAGATGAAATTAAGATGGAAAAGATGAGAGTGGATCTGTTGAGATCTGAAGATCCTGAAGAGCAGAGGAAGGGTAGGGAAATGGTGACTTCAGTGTCATGTACTCTTGATTACGATATaaaggaggaagaaaacaaaactaaaaaTAAGGTTTCACAAATCACTATACTTACACCTTTAAGACTCCCTGAAATCCCTCCAAAGGGTAACTTTGATGTTGAAGAGTTGATGAACAGTAaatacttcttctcttaG
- the MOB2 gene encoding Mob2p, with the protein MSFLNSLKGFGRSSKKNKALNSQQGPPTTNGFYASSQHSSSKASLRRTQSPSRLSMLSSSHQPSQQSTNSVGNSDSQEVMFLSEPFVRTALVKGSYKTIVQLPKYVDLGEWIALNVFEFYTNLNQFYGVIAEYVTADAYPTMNAGPRTDYLWLDANNRQISLPAGQYIDLALTWINNKVNDQQLFPTKSGLPFPPNFLRDIQRIMIQMFRIFAHIYHHHFDKIIHLSLEAHWNSFFAHFISFAKEFNLIDRREMAPLEPLIVSFEQQGKII; encoded by the exons ATGTCGTTTTTGAACTCTTTAAA aGGATTTGGTAGAAGCagcaaaaagaacaaggcACTAAATAGCCAACAAGGACCGCCAACAACTAATGGATTCTATGCTAGCTCACAGCATTCGTCTTCGAAGGCGTCACTGAGACGGACTCAGTCACCCTCCAGACTATCGATGCTTTCTTCGAGTCATCAGCCTTCTCAACAATCAACTAACAGCGTTGGAAATTCCGATTCACAAGAAGTAATGTTTCTAAGCGAACCCTTTGTAAGGACGGCATTAGTCAAAGGGTCTTACAAAACGATTGTACAGCTTCCAAAATACGTCGATCTTGGCGAATGGATTGCCCTTAACGTTTTCGAGTTTTATACGAACTTGAATCAGTTTTATGGTGTAATTGCAGAATATGTCACTGCAGATGCATATCCCACCATGAATGCAGGACCGCGAACCGACTATTTGTGGCTTGATGCCAATAATCGTCAAATATCACTTCCAGCAGGACAATATATCGATCTTGCATTAACGTGGATTAATAATAAAGTAAACgatcaacaacttttccCAACAAAATCAGGGCTTCCATTTCCTCCAAACTTTTTACGAGATATTCAGAGGATCATGATACAAATGTTTAGAATATTTGCACATATTTACCATCATCACTTTGATAAAATCATTCATCTGTCTCTAGAGGCTCATTGGAACTCATTTTTTGCTCATTTCATTAGTTTCGCAAAGGAGTTTAATCTGATTGACAGAAGAGAGATGGCTCCTTTAGAGCCGTTAATCGTGAGTTTTGAGCAGCAAGGAAAGATTATATAA
- the BMT6 gene encoding 25S rRNA (uracil2843-N3)-methyltransferase: protein MAKRGEKGPRTLPVSHEDIVPPQDILDLFKVSFSDELYGDELNLHSQIQSVKADLYERKYVEAFNSDEKRVAYCCRWSPSRAIAYTSLFAQLNEVKRIIECKRSEENVDEDDDEEDSLEKSVSKLNIETNSTNVLCIGGGAGGELVAIASIFAPSRDYNSKFASSQSKSKTIKAELNLQLVDISDWSNIVERLESSIKSKWLRSEADCLNVTFKKADILSLSPKELNLKNLDLITLLFTTNELFMENKSQSIRFLQSLNAHCTSNTYLLIVESAGSFSHIEVGSKKFPIQFLIDTILQGKRGEESRGSWEVVSMEDSIWYRCAETFDYKLKLENMRFFYRLYRKK, encoded by the coding sequence ATGGCAAAACGAGGAGAGAAGGGTCCTAGAACATTACCGGTATCTCATGAAGATATAGTCCCACCTCAAGACATATTGGACCTCTTCAAGGTTTCTTTTTCGGATGAGTTGTACGGCGATGAGCTGAACTTGCATTCACAGATACAGTCCGTAAAGGCTGATTTGTACGAAAGAAAATATGTCGAAGCATTTAATTCTGATGAGAAAAGGGTTGCTTATTGCTGTCGGTGGTCTCCTTCAAGGGCAATTGCATATACTTCGTTGTTTGCTCAGCTAAATGAGGTAAAGCGGATAATCGAATGTAAAAggtcagaagaaaatgttgatgaagacgatgatgaagaagattcccTAGAAAAAAGTGTTTCAAAGCTAAATATTGAAACGAACTCCACAAATGTTTTGTGTATAGGAGGCGGCGCAGGAGGAGAACTTGTGGCTATTGCCTCTATTTTTGCACCTTCAAGAGATTATAACTCAAAGTTTGCCAGTTCCCAAAGTAAATCCAAAACCATAAAGGCAGAGCTAAACCTACAATTAGTTGATATTTCAGACTGGAGTaatattgttgaaagattgGAAAGTAGTATTAAGTCGAAATGGCTCCGGTCCGAGGCTGACTGTCTTAACGTTACATTTAAAAAAGCTGACATCTTATCGTTATCACCAAAAGagttgaacttgaaaaacCTGGATCTAATTACGTTACTATTTACCACCAATGAATTGTTCATGGAAAATAAATCACAAAGTATTCGGTTTTTACAGAGCCTTAATGCTCATTGTACTTCTAATACATATCTATTGATTGTGGAAAGTGCAGGATCGTTTTCTCACATCGAAGTTGGATCCAAGAAATTCCCAATACAGTTTTTGATAGATACTATACTCCAGGGTAAAAGGGGCGAAGAAAGTCGAGGAAGTTGGGAAGTCGTATCTATGGAAGACTCTATCTGGTATCGTTGCGCTGAAACTTTTGATTACAAACTTAAGCTAGAAAATATGAGATTCTTCTACCGTCTatatagaaagaaataa
- the ATP10 gene encoding Atp10p — protein MNNSFVLGKRFFFSSSNRSGIFRRLNNNIINSAPKDIQIEELRKPIGLPQPPFNTKEYKYGNSFLDLFNSEKTEKRAGELEVEFRKSGFHDLYVLKKTNGKIFYSPPSYWKADKSLYFPHLSGQRLADGEECNIEDSLAGKVSIVRMFTTDVGKNLIDSYFVDKTHGLDYLKNDLDLLKDVEGAKSAQIIEINMAENWLKMAIVNFAKNKYASIVPEHRHDKTFICNRTQLPFQIREEIQINNLYSGYVFVIDENLKIRWAASGEASQKDFNLLWRCVNAIRKE, from the coding sequence ATGAACAACTCATTTGTTTTGGGTAagagattcttcttttcaagctCCAACCGTAGTGGTATTTTCCGCAGGttaaataataacattATAAACTCCGCTCcaaaagatattcaaattgAAGAACTCAGGAAACCCATTGGTCTACCACAACCTCCTTTTAATACCAAGGAATACAAATATGGAAATAGTTTCTTAGATCTATTCAACAGCGAGAAAACTGAGAAGCGCGCAGGAGAATTAGAGGTTGAATTCCGAAAGTCTGGATTTCACGACTTGTAcgttttgaagaagacaaatGGTAAGATCTTCTACTCACCACCATCATATTGGAAAGCTGATAAGTCATTGTATTTTCCTCACCTATCAGGACAGAGGTTAGCTGATGGAGAGGAATGTAATATTGAGGATTCTTTGGCAGGTAAGGTTTCTATTGTGAGAATGTTTACCACCGATGTAGGAAAGAATTTGATAGATTCTTACTTCGTAGACAAGACACATGGTTTAGACTACCTAAAAAATGACCTTGACCTTCTAAAGGACGTTGAAGGTGCTAAAAGTGCACAGATAATTGAAATAAATATGGCTGAAAACTGGTTGAAAATGGCAATCGTGAACTTTGCAAAGAATAAATATGCTTCCATTGTCCCAGAGCACCGCCATGATAAAACTTTCATTTGCAATAGAACTCAACTCCCATTTCAGATCAGGGAGGAGATACAAATCAACAATTTATACTCGGGATACGTATTCGTTATTGACGAAAATTTAAAGATTAGATGGGCAGCTTCAGGGGAAGCTTCACAAAAGGATTTCAATTTACTCTGGAGATGCGTCAATGCAATTAGAAAGGAATGA
- the CCW14 gene encoding Ccw14p, giving the protein MRFSTALGAAISLAVLSTEVVATPPACLLACVAQVAKKSQCNSMEDISCLCSTKGSDLSSCLDSSCPSGDADSAKSALQSTCKAQGASLKENSSSSASSSATSSSASSSATSSSASSSAAPSSSAAPSSSAAPSTSAAPSSSAAPSSSAAPSSSAAPSSSAAPTSSAAPSSSAAPTSSAAASSTLETSQAPVVSSSSTAVHQISSDGANALLLGNSVFGGLALAGLLL; this is encoded by the coding sequence ATGCGTTTTTCTACTGCTTTAGGTGCTGCCATTTCTCTAGCTGTTTTGTCCACTGAGGTTGTTGCTACTCCACCAGCATGTTTGTTGGCTTGTGTTGCTCAAGTGGCCAAGAAGTCTCAATGTAATAGCATGGAAGACATTTCCTGTTTGTGCTCAACCAAGGGCTCTGATTTGAGCTCTTGTTTGGACTCTTCCTGTCCAAGTGGTGATGCTGATAGTGCAAAGAGTGCTTTGCAATCTACATGCAAAGCTCAAGGTGCTTCATTGAAGgaaaactcttcttcttctgcatcttCCTCTGCCACCTCTTCATCTGCATCTTCATCTGCTACCTCTTCCTCTGCATCCtcttctgctgctccatcctcttctgctgctccatcctcttctgctgctccaTCCACTTCTGCTgctccatcttcttccgcAGCCccatcatcttctgctgctccatcttcttccgctgctccatcttcttctgctgctccaacatcttctgctgctccaTCCTCTTCCGCTGCTCCAACATCTTCTGCCGCTGCTTCTTCCACTTTGGAAACTTCGCAAGCTCCAGTTGTCTCCAGCTCTTCCACTGCCGTTCACCAAATTTCTTCCGATGGTGCTAATGCTTTGTTGCTAGGAAACAGCGTTTTCGGTGGTTTGGCTTTAGCAGGTCTATTGTTATAA
- the PEX19 gene encoding Pex19p: MKSQKVGHEKEPLKHRRCETLNWILAGTMDEFDDLDDYLEDPSKLDTTEDANSKDQVKSNGPGHKGPEPLGNNDDPEVAEMMEDLQKQFEQLMQDGGEGADQEMVKNFESLLNVLGDASKEKEQKSSNIKKVQDELKNSEGDGFKSIISNTLDRLKESSTKVDETLEEEKKSQNSDDILSQLLDQLVANGDSLDGSGEEGMDNAILKMLSQMSSKEVLYQPMKQMQVEFTEWLKVNEVNPDPEHSDKIDDYRKQYLLINKIIGIYESSDYTNEKYHSEIADLLDELEQLGDSPVAKGFNNSEAGNDMSELAKLLEIQGDDNIGEIDKDLEDTCKQQ; encoded by the coding sequence ATGAAGAGTCAGAAGGTAGGTCATGAAAAAGAGCCCTTAAAGCACAGACGTTGTGAAACACTTAATTGGATACTAGCTGGAACCATGgatgaatttgatgatttggatGACTATTTAGAAGATCCAAGCAAGTTAGATACGACAGAGGATGCCAATTCTAAGGATCAAGTTAAAAGTAATGGACCAGGACATAAAGGTCCGGAACCTCTGGGTAACAATGATGACCCTGAGGTAGCTGAAATGATGGAAGATttacaaaaacaatttgaACAGTTAATGCAAGATGGTGGGGAGGGTGCAGATCAAGAAATGGTAAAGAATTTTGAAAGTCTTCTAAACGTCCTTGGAGACGCATCTAAGGAAAAGGAGCAGAAAAGCAGCAACATTAAAAAAGTCCAAGACGAATTAAAAAACAGCGAAGGTGATGGCTTCAAGAGTATCATATCGAATACACTTGACAGATTAAAAGAGAGCTCAACCAAAGTTGACGAAACtctagaagaagaaaagaagagtcAGAACTCCGATGACATCTTATCACAATTATTGGATCAATTAGTTGCTAACGGGGATAGTCTTGATGGGTCAGGGGAAGAAGGAATGGATAATGcaattttgaaaatgctCTCACAAATGTCCTCGAAAGAAGTTTTGTATCAGCCTATGAAACAGATGCAAGTTGAATTTACCGAATGGTTAAAGGTCAATGAAGTGAATCCGGATCCAGAACATTCGGATAAAATAGATGATTACAGAAAGCAATATCTGCTCATCAACAAGATTATCGGAATATACGAATCAAGCGACTATACGAATGAAAAGTACCACTCGGAAATTGCAGATCTTCTAGATGAACTTGAGCAATTGGGCGACTCCCCAGTGGCCAAAGGTTTCAACAATTCTGAGGCCGGAAACGATATGTCCGAACTAGCCAAATTGCTAGAAATTCAAGGCGATGACAACATTGGTGAGATCGATAAGGACTTGGAAGATACTTGTAAGCAACAATGA
- the UBC9 gene encoding E2 SUMO-conjugating protein UBC9 — protein sequence MSSLCLQRLQEERKKWRKDHPYGFFAKPTKKADGSMNLQKWEAGIPGKDGTLWKNGLYPLTIEYPDDYPSKPPKVKFPAGFYHPNVYPSGTICLSILNEDQDWRPAITLKQLLLGVQDLLDSPNPNSPAQEPAWRAFSKNIKEYERKVAEQALKYTK from the coding sequence ATGAGCAGTCTTTGCCTCCAGAGGTTACAAGAGGAGCGAAAGAAGTGGAGAAAAGATCATCCGTACGGATTTTTCGCCaaaccaacaaagaaagcaGATGGCTCCATGAACTTACAAAAGTGGGAAGCCGGAATCCCAGGGAAAGATGGCACGCTTTGGAAGAATGGTTTATATCCATTAACCATTGAATACCCAGATGACTATCCGTCGAAACCTCCAAAGGTTAAATTTCCTGCCGGATTTTATCATCCAAACGTTTATCCTAGTGGCACTATTTGTTTATCTATATTGAACGAAGACCAGGATTGGAGACCTGCTATAACCTTAAAACAGCTCCTTTTGGGTGTACAAGATCTTTTGGATTCTCCAAATCCGAATTCACCTGCACAAGAACCTGCATGGAGGGCCTTCTCCAAGAATATAAAAGAGTACGAGAGGAAAGTTGCGGAACAAGCCCTCAAGTATACAAAGTGA
- the SYO1 gene encoding Syo1p: protein MGKSKKRSRASNARANPLLKNAAKDDQIRTKRIQPLIAQLSSVIPNDRSMALGTILVLCEDPHMRSLFLKEKLVNVVTSKLLTDSNTDIVVEAYGVLRNLALEEGYDLATHVWRSNIWVNIESGLSQVQDSFHSMEADETKSKKESKRLLFDFAENVLSLLLALMNGSDAILDEVITSDKLNKIFLTISDILKYGMVISDNQVTLKITTQLFNTILDFIYDVSSDSAEFIDKVSEHENLSLFVENLINWQFTNDNELTKVLIQGIYLQFMDTDISYQIASSIISTVLQSVQHIDLSQVKMTLSNKTEDSELEKASNDEIAKKMKDYSKKRTEAMVKYQSIEIALDIVTASIELVASKYEETQKPLDDALVQVLTQAVPQAFFALYEEFTSSVLIGWNNLLWLYLSVGISLFELGDCWKQLWSSMQNTTNNDEFSVNIGKLSVTWALLKNVLAVFGSSGAGQFFEITQIDSEDFVNSIIKCFNNVENLEDDEIIQLQQRCCGVLGALATFSNHIELNRLIGNFFISTLSNKETKAAVLIDFMNTFFEIYSDMNFDYDEPVFINNNYLTLLQSQVSPNLKAVFKFVDKNKNPQLKERCQDCFTTLGSFIAYKQNERR, encoded by the coding sequence ATGGGTAAATCGAAGAAAAGATCTAGAGCGTCAAATGCTCGTGCTAACccattgttgaaaaatgcAGCAAAAGATGATCAAATTAGAACCAAAAGGATTCAACCATTGATTGCACAACTCTCAAGTGTGATTCCAAATGACAGATCCATGGCCCTAGGGACCATTTTAGTTTTATGTGAGGATCCTCACATGAGATCCCTTTTCCTCAAGGAAAAACTAGTTAATGTGGTCACTTCTAAACTATTGACGGATTCTAATACCGACATTGTAGTCGAAGCTTATGGTGTTTTAAGAAATTTAGCATTAGAGGAAGGATATGATTTGGCAACGCATGTTTGGAGGTCAAATATTTGGGTTAATATCGAATCGGGCCTATCGCAGGTTCAAGATTCCTTCCATTCGATGGAAGCCGACGAAACTAAGtcgaagaaagaatctAAACGTTTACTTTTCGACTTCGCAGAAAATGTTCTCTCACTACTTTTGGCTTTGATGAATGGATCGGACGCTATTCTGGATGAAGTTATCACTTCAGATAAGCTAAATAAAATTTTCTTGACAATCAGTGACATCTTAAAATATGGTATGGTAATATCTGATAACCAGGTGACCCTCAAAATCACAACACAACTTTTTAACACAATCCTTGATTTCATTTACGATGTTTCAAGTGACTCTGCTGAATTCATTGACAAGGTTTCGGAGCACGAAAATCTATCCCTGTTTGTTGAGAATCTAATAAACTGGCAATTCACCAATGATAATGAGCTAACCAAAGTTCTCATTCAAGGTATCTATTTGCAGTTTATGGACACTGATATCAGCTACCAGATAGCATCTTCCATAATATCAACAGTCTTACAGTCTGTTCAGCATATTGATCTATCACAAGTAAAAATGACACTTTCGAATAAGACAGAGGACTCAGAACTTGAAAAGGCAAgtaatgatgaaattgctaagaaaatgaaagactATTCTAAGAAGAGAACGGAGGCTATGGTCAAGTATCAAAGTATAGAAATTGCTTTGGATATTGTTACTGCTTCCATTGAGCTTGTCGCATCCAAATATGAAGAAACTCAAAAGCCGCTTGACGATGCCTTGGTTCAAGTTTTAACACAGGCGGTTCCTCAAGCATTTTTCGCTTTATACGAAGAGTTTACCTCATCTGTTCTTATTGGATGGAATAACCTCCTATGGCTATATCTTTCTGTGGGTATCAGTTTGTTCGAATTAGGTGATTGTTGGAAGCAATTATGGTCTTCAATGCAAAACACTACAAACAATGACGAATTTTCCGTGAACATTGGTAAACTCAGTGTTACCTGGGCGCTATTAAAAAATGTGCTTGCTGTTTTTGGAAGCTCTGGTGCTGGGCAATTTTTCGAAATCACTCAAATTGATAGCGAAGATTTTGTTAATTCTATCATTAAATGCTTCAACAATGTTGAGAATCTtgaggatgatgaaattaTACAACTACAGCAACGCTGTTGTGGTGTATTGGGTGCTCTTGCCACATTTTCTAACCATATTGAACTAAATCGTTTAATAGGAAACTTCTTCATATCTACACTGTcgaataaagaaacaaaggcAGCTGTGCTTATTGACTTCATGAACACCTTCTTTGAGATATACTCTGATATGAACTTTGATTATGATGAGCCTGTATTTATTAATAACAACTATTtgactcttcttcaatctcAAGTTAGCCCAAATCTTAAGGCAGTGTTTAAGTTTGTTgacaaaaataaaaatccACAGCTTAAGGAGAGGTGTCAGGATTGTTTTACAACTTTAGGTAGTTTCATTGCATACAAGCAAAATGAACGCAGATAG
- the ECM19 gene encoding Ecm19p (Protein ECM19): MVGRIRATDVAIFSIICAVGVYTGTKFFEPIIIDQLKKDGNLRTDIDVPQYDEEGNPVLPKSMLQLREELDQVIREQKVAKEAGFPDKKN, from the coding sequence ATGGTAGGAAGAATTAGGGCCACTGATGTGGCGATATTTTCTATAATATGTGCTGTAGGTGTGTATACTGGTACCAAGTTTTTCGAGCCAATAATTATCGACCAGTTAAAGAAGGATGGTAACCTAAGAACGGACATTGATGTTCCGCAATATGATGAGGAAGGTAATCCGGTTTTACCAAAGAGCATGCTTCAATTGAGAGAAGAATTAGACCAGGTTATAAGGGAGCAAAAGGTAGCGAAAGAGGCTGGTTTCCCTGATAAGAAAAACTAA